Proteins from a single region of Primulina tabacum isolate GXHZ01 chromosome 5, ASM2559414v2, whole genome shotgun sequence:
- the LOC142545302 gene encoding uncharacterized protein LOC142545302, protein MLWAMYCNTCAFWQNPQFDWRENLIRISDENRRTRVSNYNSSQLHKNQKKSIQQCATEMASKRKRINRNEPKKEEIKEQPQIEEGAQKICAITKKADQSPVIVFAHGAGAPSSSDWMSRWKDMLAEALNAVEVVTFDYPYFSGGKRRSPPKAEKLVDFHCDGVRETMTKYPGHPLVLAGKSMGSRVSCMVAGKSDISASAIICLGYPLKGTNGTLRDETLLQLTVPVMFVQGSKDGLCPLDKLEAVMKKMKCVNKLHVIDGGDHSFKIGKKYLLSVGSSQEEKENKAVEATATFVSLAL, encoded by the exons ATGTTATGGGCAATGTATTGCAACACGTGTGCATTTTGGCAAAATCCTCAATTTGATTGGCGCGAAAATCTAATTCGGATTTCGGATGAGAACAGACGAACTAGGGTTTCCAATTACAATTCGAGTCAGTTGCACAAAAATCAGAAAAAATCAATCCAACAGTGCGCCACGGAAATGGCTTCGAAACGCAAGCGCATTAACAGGAACGAACCTAAAAAAGAAGAAATTAAAGAGCAACCACAGATAGAGGAGGGAGCTCAGAAAATTTGTGCGATTACAAAGAAGGCAGATCAATCACCTGTTATTGTCTTTGCTCATGGGGCTGGTGCTCCTTCCTCCTCGGATTGGATGAGTAG ATGGAAAGATATGCTGGCCGAGGCCTTAAATGCTGTTGAAGTAGTGACATTCGACTACCCTT ACTTTTCTGGAGGAAAGCGAAGATCTCCTCCGAAGGCCGAAAAGTTGGTTGATTTTCATTGTGATGGAGTAAGAGAGACCATGACTAAGTACCCTGGCCATCCACTAGTTTTGGCAGGGAAATCTATGGGATCAAG GGTCAGCTGCATGGTTGCTGGCAAAAGTGACATTTCAGCTTCTGCTATAATTTGTTTGGGATACCCTCTAAAG GGCACCAATGGCACATTACGAGATGAAACGCTTCTGCAACTTACAGTCCCTGTTATGTTTGTGCAG GGTAGCAAAGATGGACTCTGTCCACTAGACAAGTTGGAAGCTGTAATGAAGAAAATGAAATGCGTTAacaagttgcatgtgattgatGGGGGTGATCACTCTTTCAAAATCGGGAAGAAGTATTTGCTTTCTGTTGGATCCAGtcaagaagaaaaagaaaacaaagcTGTTGAGGCAACAGCAACGTTTGTTTCTTTAGCACTGTAA